The following are encoded in a window of Cygnus olor isolate bCygOlo1 chromosome 21, bCygOlo1.pri.v2, whole genome shotgun sequence genomic DNA:
- the FNDC10 gene encoding fibronectin type III domain-containing protein 10, whose translation MPSPLPALLALLCLCGPPPAAAPPDEQQQQQQQQQQPWCPYKVRAEGAAAAGRLCFRPPARGFQCSARACLAHRSPGGALVANALRNGSVLLQWAPPRPAAGLRGFALNCSWDGTYTRFPCDSVELGASCRDYLLPEAHGGVRYRLCLQPRYAPPRPAPPAQCVEFRVEPAAMRDIVVAMTAVGGSICVMLVFICLLVAYITENLMSPAGGGASAASRRA comes from the coding sequence ATGCCCAGCCCGCTGCCGGCCCTGCTcgccctgctctgcctctgcgggccgccccccgccgccgcccccccggacgagcagcagcagcagcagcagcagcagcagcagccgtggTGCCCCTACAAGGTGCGGGCcgagggggcggcggcggccgggcggctGTGCTTCCGACCCCCGGCCCGCGGCTTCCAGTGCTCGGCCCGGGCCTGCCTGGCTCACCGCTCCCCCGGCGGAGCCCTGGTGGCCAACGCGCTGCGCAACGGCAGCGTCCTGCTGCAGtgggccccgccgcggcccgcCGCCGGCCTCCGCGGCTTCGCCCTCAACTGCTCGTGGGACGGCACCTACACGCGCTTCCCCTGCGATAGCGTGGAGCTGGGGGCCTCCTGTCGCGACTATCTGCTGCCCGAGGCGCACGGCGGGGTCCGCTATCgcctgtgcctgcagccccgctACGCCCCGCCGAGGCCCGCGCCGCCCGCGCAGTGCGTGGAGTTCCGCGTGGAGCCCGCCGCCATGAGGGACATCGTCGTCGCCATGACGGCTGTCGGCGGCTCCATCTGCGTCATGCTCGTCTTCATCTGCCTGCTGGTGGCCTACATCACCGAGAACCTCATGAgcccggccggcggcggcgcctcCGCCGCCTCGCGTCGTGCGTGA